Proteins from a genomic interval of Bradyrhizobium sp. CCBAU 53340:
- a CDS encoding DUF488 family protein yields the protein MAKAKKLFTIGYEQTPPKAVLDELEQAGIKLVVDVRAVTSSRRPGFSKKQLAAGLDERGIAYVHLAALGTPKEGRLAARSGQYDVLEKIFSKHLKTPEAREQMDELSALVKKAGPVCLLCYERDHTHCHRQMIAEIIEERDGVAVKNLAGRQV from the coding sequence ATGGCCAAGGCAAAAAAGCTCTTCACCATCGGCTATGAGCAGACGCCACCCAAGGCCGTGCTGGACGAACTGGAGCAGGCCGGCATCAAGCTCGTCGTCGACGTGCGCGCGGTGACGTCGTCGCGGCGGCCCGGCTTTTCCAAGAAACAGTTGGCCGCGGGGCTGGATGAGCGCGGCATCGCCTATGTTCATCTGGCAGCGCTAGGCACGCCGAAGGAAGGCCGCCTCGCGGCCCGCAGCGGCCAATACGACGTGCTGGAGAAGATTTTCTCCAAGCACCTGAAGACGCCCGAGGCCAGGGAACAGATGGATGAGCTCTCGGCGCTGGTGAAGAAGGCGGGTCCCGTCTGCCTGCTCTGCTACGAGCGCGATCATACCCATTGCCACCGCCAGATGATCGCGGAGATCATCGAGGAGCGCGACGGGGTGGCAGTGAAGAATCTGGCGGGGCGGCAGGTGTAG
- a CDS encoding DUF72 domain-containing protein — translation MAKAKTASKKSGNIYIGIGGWTFEPWRGVFYPEKLTQAKELSYAASKLTSIEINGTYYGSQKPESFRKWASEVPDSFVFSVKGPRFATNRRVLAEAGDSIKRFYDSGVLELGDHLGPVLWQFAPTKKFDGADFGKFLELLPRKLEGRALRHVVEVRHDSFCTPDFIALIREFETPVVFAEHGKYPAIADVAGDFVYARLQKGNDEIKTCYPPKQLDAWAARFQAWAEGSEPDDLPKVDKTKPKKELRDVFAYVIHEGKVRAPHGAMELIARVS, via the coding sequence GTGGCCAAAGCAAAAACCGCGTCCAAAAAATCCGGCAACATCTACATCGGCATCGGCGGCTGGACCTTCGAGCCCTGGCGCGGCGTGTTCTACCCGGAGAAGCTGACGCAGGCGAAGGAACTGTCCTACGCGGCCTCCAAGCTGACCTCGATCGAGATCAACGGCACCTATTACGGCTCGCAGAAGCCGGAAAGCTTTCGCAAATGGGCGAGCGAAGTCCCCGATAGTTTTGTGTTCTCGGTGAAGGGACCGCGCTTTGCCACCAATCGCCGCGTGCTGGCCGAGGCCGGCGATTCCATCAAGCGGTTCTATGATTCCGGCGTACTGGAACTCGGCGATCATCTGGGACCGGTGCTGTGGCAGTTCGCGCCCACCAAGAAGTTCGACGGTGCCGATTTCGGCAAGTTCCTGGAGCTGCTGCCGCGCAAGCTCGAGGGGCGCGCACTGCGCCATGTGGTGGAGGTGCGCCACGACAGTTTCTGCACGCCTGACTTCATCGCGCTGATCCGCGAGTTCGAGACGCCGGTCGTGTTCGCCGAGCATGGCAAGTATCCGGCGATCGCCGATGTCGCCGGTGATTTCGTCTATGCGCGCTTGCAAAAGGGCAATGACGAGATCAAGACCTGCTACCCGCCGAAGCAGCTCGACGCCTGGGCCGCGCGCTTCCAGGCCTGGGCTGAGGGAAGTGAACCCGACGACCTGCCGAAGGTTGACAAGACCAAGCCGAAGAAGGAACTGCGCGACGTGTTCGCCTATGTCATCCACGAGGGCAAGGTGCGCGCACCGCACGGCGCCATGGAACTGATCGCGCGAGTGAGCTGA
- a CDS encoding LysR family transcriptional regulator, whose protein sequence is MPELRRMLPSSNALFVFDAAARNGSFTAAAAELNVTQPAVSRMLGQFEEHLGVRLFDRKAGRAVLTEEGELLYRRVLEGFRSIETGLTEIERRRKGTETVTLSVSSAFTTHWLMPRIDKLQRQFPQVDLRFQLISGALRGAVENVDLGMRFRDRDEPSSGGTLVMKEVMLPMCSPGYLGEADPAEGNTIIRLAETPDDWAADYASLLTGRRGAAKALSLTDYAVVVQAALLGQGIALGWLTVASHWLLTGALVPASDTLATTRRICEFLPPRNRPMRPVAAEIRDWIIAQMKIEIAALDRLYPKLGLMSACY, encoded by the coding sequence ATGCCCGAGCTGCGCCGGATGCTGCCCTCAAGTAACGCCCTGTTCGTCTTCGACGCAGCGGCGCGCAATGGCAGCTTCACGGCTGCCGCCGCCGAACTGAATGTCACGCAGCCGGCAGTGAGCCGCATGCTCGGGCAATTCGAGGAGCATCTCGGCGTGCGCCTGTTCGACCGCAAGGCGGGACGCGCGGTGCTCACCGAAGAAGGCGAGCTGCTCTATCGCCGCGTGCTCGAAGGATTTCGCAGCATCGAGACCGGCCTCACCGAGATCGAGCGCCGTCGCAAGGGCACCGAGACCGTGACACTGTCGGTCTCCTCCGCCTTCACCACGCACTGGCTGATGCCGCGCATCGACAAGCTGCAGAGGCAGTTTCCGCAGGTCGATTTGCGCTTCCAACTCATCTCCGGCGCACTGCGCGGAGCCGTGGAGAACGTCGATCTTGGCATGCGCTTCCGCGACCGCGACGAGCCGTCCTCCGGCGGCACATTGGTGATGAAGGAAGTCATGCTGCCGATGTGCAGCCCGGGCTATCTCGGCGAGGCTGATCCCGCCGAAGGCAATACCATCATCCGCCTCGCGGAGACGCCGGACGACTGGGCTGCAGATTACGCCTCGCTCCTTACCGGACGCCGCGGCGCGGCCAAAGCGCTAAGCTTGACCGACTATGCGGTCGTGGTGCAGGCCGCGCTGCTCGGCCAGGGCATTGCGCTCGGCTGGCTGACCGTGGCCTCTCACTGGCTCCTAACCGGGGCGCTGGTGCCCGCCTCCGACACACTCGCCACGACGCGCCGTATCTGCGAATTCCTGCCGCCGCGCAACCGGCCGATGCGCCCCGTCGCCGCCGAGATCCGCGACTGGATCATCGCGCAGATGAAGATCGAGATCGCCGCGCTTGACCGTCTCTATCCGAAGCTCGGGTTGATGTCGGCGTGCTATTGA
- a CDS encoding ABC transporter ATP-binding protein, giving the protein MDKRAESVEIRSASKSYGAVRALDHVSLNVAAGEFVSLLGPSGSGKTTLLGILGGFILPTSGTILFGGRDVTYMPPHKRDIGVVFQNYALFPHMSVGENVAFPLRARRLPKASWPDKVRAALSMVGLAGYEERGIAQLSGGQRQRVALARAMIFEPRLILMDEPLSALDKQLRESMQIELRALHKRIQATIIYVTHDQREALTMSDRVAVMRDGRLVQIDKPEQLHDHPADSFVASFIGEATMLPVRRVDASSVALGNALLRSARRIPDGDALMLAVHSEKLLIDDGAQDAACNRLTGTVTDTVYQGESLRIFLALAGGITLSLRQPSYHQAYSRIPPLGGSLTVTLHPEDTIVVPRVD; this is encoded by the coding sequence TTGGACAAACGAGCGGAAAGCGTCGAGATCAGGTCCGCGAGCAAGTCATATGGCGCCGTTCGCGCCCTCGACCATGTGTCCCTCAATGTTGCCGCCGGCGAGTTCGTCTCGCTGCTCGGTCCGTCCGGTTCCGGCAAGACCACGCTGCTCGGCATTCTGGGCGGCTTCATCCTGCCGACGTCAGGCACCATCCTGTTCGGCGGCCGCGATGTCACTTACATGCCGCCGCACAAGCGCGACATCGGCGTCGTGTTCCAGAACTACGCGCTGTTCCCGCATATGAGCGTCGGCGAGAATGTTGCCTTTCCCCTGCGTGCGCGCCGTTTGCCGAAAGCGAGCTGGCCCGACAAGGTGCGCGCGGCGTTGTCGATGGTCGGCCTTGCCGGCTACGAGGAGCGCGGCATCGCCCAGCTCTCCGGCGGCCAGCGCCAGCGCGTGGCGCTCGCGCGCGCCATGATCTTCGAGCCGCGGCTGATCCTGATGGATGAGCCGCTTTCCGCGCTCGACAAGCAGCTGCGCGAATCCATGCAGATCGAGTTGCGCGCGCTGCACAAGCGCATCCAGGCCACCATCATATACGTCACCCATGACCAGCGCGAAGCGCTCACGATGAGCGACCGCGTCGCCGTGATGAGGGACGGCCGCCTGGTCCAGATCGACAAACCCGAGCAGCTGCACGATCATCCCGCCGATTCCTTTGTCGCGAGTTTCATCGGCGAGGCGACAATGCTGCCGGTCCGCCGCGTCGATGCGTCCAGCGTCGCGCTCGGCAACGCCTTGCTGCGCAGCGCTCGGCGCATTCCTGACGGTGACGCCCTGATGCTCGCCGTGCACAGTGAAAAGCTCCTAATCGACGACGGCGCACAAGACGCCGCCTGCAATCGCCTGACTGGGACAGTCACCGACACCGTCTACCAGGGCGAGAGCCTGCGCATCTTCCTGGCGCTGGCCGGCGGCATCACGCTCAGCCTGCGCCAGCCCAGCTATCACCAGGCCTATAGCCGGATCCCGCCGCTCGGCGGCAGCCTCACCGTCACCCTTCACCCCGAGGACACCATCGTCGTGCCCCGGGTGGACTGA
- a CDS encoding HAD family hydrolase: MSTQAAFSNFKVLTFDVVGTLIDFETGVLEAVRKIGGKKAAELSDEQIFEPYKRGRDKHYERSSEAMFHVYRHLATELGLPADDASCDVFQLSVLRWGPFVDSVEALKRLRTKFRLVAMTNADRVALSCYAHALGNPFDDTVCADDTGVAKPNPEFFAYNKGRQSAFGYKQSDILHVAQSQYHDIGIARKLGYKVCWIERRQGIAGFGGTPAVEALTKPDFHYPTLKALADAAIGPAS; this comes from the coding sequence ATGTCGACCCAAGCCGCGTTCAGCAATTTCAAGGTTCTCACCTTCGACGTCGTCGGCACCTTGATCGATTTCGAAACCGGTGTGCTCGAAGCCGTGCGCAAGATCGGAGGCAAGAAGGCGGCCGAGCTCAGCGACGAGCAGATATTCGAGCCCTACAAGCGTGGCCGCGACAAGCATTACGAGCGCTCCAGCGAAGCGATGTTCCACGTCTATCGCCATCTCGCGACCGAGCTCGGACTGCCGGCTGATGATGCATCCTGCGACGTGTTCCAGCTCTCGGTGCTGCGCTGGGGGCCGTTCGTGGATTCGGTCGAGGCGCTGAAGCGGCTGCGCACGAAATTCCGTCTCGTGGCGATGACCAATGCCGACCGCGTCGCGCTGTCCTGCTACGCGCATGCGCTCGGCAATCCGTTCGACGACACCGTTTGCGCCGACGACACTGGCGTGGCGAAGCCCAACCCGGAATTCTTCGCCTATAACAAGGGCCGGCAATCCGCGTTCGGCTACAAGCAGTCCGACATCCTGCACGTGGCGCAGAGCCAGTATCATGACATCGGGATCGCGCGAAAACTTGGCTACAAGGTGTGCTGGATCGAGCGCCGCCAGGGCATTGCCGGCTTCGGGGGCACGCCCGCCGTAGAGGCGCTGACCAAGCCGGACTTCCATTATCCGACGCTGAAGGCGCTTGCCGACGCCGCCATTGGCCCCGCGTCATAA
- a CDS encoding FAD-binding oxidoreductase, which translates to MTRDWSVLPSANSLWEATAEPARDFPVLSGEQQADVVIIGAGYTGLSAAHHVAKSGLSPIVIEANRPGWGASGRNGGVITAKFRLSFREIDAMHGRAMAKRMYEIAHESTDMVEELVSEFGMTGANLTRTGQVKAAHNETTLKAAIDEANWMTREMGSAEVRILDKHGVCEETGSGVFVGGVLNPGSGGIHPLNYLRGLADGVARRGVPIFQESPVIKLRREKEGIVAETPRGAVRAKQAIIATNSYSDLTGATVHLQRTLIPFRSALVATEKLPRNLAGKLMPTGRTYTETKRMMRWFRMVDNRVIFGGRGAFGRQDSQAAFDALRKAMVGIFPDLADIPLEYKWSGLVAMTLDSVPHIGRLDERTLFSVGYNGAGVAMSSLMGRYLAAFVRGETPNVGLLDARCMKTIPFYPLREPAVRMVAGWYQFLDAIGR; encoded by the coding sequence ATGACACGGGACTGGAGCGTGCTGCCATCGGCCAACTCGCTGTGGGAAGCCACGGCGGAGCCGGCACGCGACTTTCCCGTGCTCTCCGGCGAGCAACAAGCGGATGTGGTGATCATCGGTGCCGGCTACACGGGCCTCTCCGCCGCGCACCACGTCGCCAAAAGCGGGCTCAGCCCCATCGTGATCGAGGCCAATCGCCCGGGCTGGGGCGCGAGCGGACGCAATGGCGGCGTGATCACCGCGAAATTCCGCCTCTCGTTCCGCGAGATCGATGCCATGCACGGCCGCGCCATGGCAAAGCGCATGTACGAGATCGCGCATGAATCGACCGACATGGTCGAGGAGCTCGTCTCCGAATTCGGCATGACCGGCGCGAACCTCACCCGCACCGGCCAGGTCAAGGCTGCCCACAACGAGACGACGCTGAAGGCCGCGATCGACGAAGCCAACTGGATGACGCGCGAGATGGGCTCTGCCGAAGTCCGCATCCTCGACAAGCACGGAGTGTGCGAAGAGACCGGCTCCGGCGTCTTTGTCGGCGGCGTGCTCAATCCCGGCTCGGGCGGCATCCATCCGCTGAACTATCTGCGCGGGCTTGCCGATGGCGTGGCGCGCCGCGGCGTGCCGATCTTTCAGGAGTCGCCGGTCATCAAGCTTCGGCGCGAGAAGGAGGGTATCGTCGCCGAGACGCCACGAGGCGCAGTGCGTGCCAAGCAGGCGATTATCGCTACCAACAGCTATTCGGATCTGACCGGCGCCACCGTACATCTGCAACGCACGCTGATCCCGTTCCGCAGCGCCCTGGTCGCCACCGAGAAGCTGCCGCGCAATCTCGCCGGAAAGCTGATGCCGACGGGGCGCACCTATACCGAGACCAAACGCATGATGCGCTGGTTTCGCATGGTCGACAACCGCGTGATCTTCGGCGGCCGCGGCGCCTTCGGCAGGCAGGATTCGCAAGCCGCGTTCGACGCCTTGCGCAAGGCGATGGTCGGCATCTTCCCGGATCTCGCCGATATCCCGCTCGAATACAAATGGTCGGGCCTCGTTGCCATGACGCTGGACTCGGTGCCGCATATCGGCCGGCTCGACGAGCGCACGCTGTTCTCGGTGGGCTACAACGGCGCCGGAGTTGCGATGTCAAGCCTGATGGGCCGCTATCTGGCCGCTTTCGTGCGCGGCGAGACGCCCAACGTCGGCCTGCTCGACGCGCGGTGCATGAAGACCATTCCTTTCTATCCGCTGCGTGAGCCCGCCGTGCGCATGGTCGCCGGCTGGTATCAGTTTCTCGATGCGATCGGTCGGTGA
- a CDS encoding ABC transporter substrate-binding protein: protein MNMRRTIGLGCGLVGAIGWISAADAAEQITFVSQGGAYQEAQTVAILDPSAKKLGITINQDSIPDAWPAIKTQVGSGKPIWDVVDTPTGYCLRGGEQGLIEKLDFAKMPNAAAMPEAYRSPYSVSYEFYSSVLAYSQKTFPKDAPNSWADFWDVKKFPGRRALRNHPIATLEAALMADGVAPDKLYPLDVDRAFKKLEEIKPNITVWWTSGAQSAQLLNDGEVDMEMAWNGRVSAVAKEGAKVAFTYNQGILQSTSLCILKGAPNLDTAVKFLNEAVDPVHQANLPLNIDYGPGNPKAFETSVIKPERAAQLPSEPVNAAKQALMSYAWWSSPAGEAAEKRWASFMQK from the coding sequence ATGAATATGAGGCGGACTATTGGACTGGGTTGTGGGCTGGTCGGCGCAATCGGATGGATCAGCGCGGCTGATGCCGCCGAGCAGATCACTTTCGTCTCGCAAGGCGGCGCCTATCAAGAGGCGCAGACGGTGGCGATTCTCGATCCTTCAGCCAAGAAGCTCGGCATCACCATCAACCAGGATTCCATTCCGGACGCCTGGCCCGCGATCAAGACCCAGGTCGGCAGTGGCAAGCCGATCTGGGATGTCGTCGATACTCCGACCGGCTATTGCCTGCGCGGCGGAGAGCAGGGGCTGATCGAGAAGCTCGACTTCGCGAAAATGCCGAACGCCGCGGCGATGCCGGAGGCCTATCGCAGCCCCTATTCGGTCTCCTACGAATTCTATTCCAGCGTTCTGGCCTACAGCCAAAAGACCTTTCCGAAGGACGCGCCGAACAGCTGGGCCGATTTCTGGGACGTCAAGAAGTTCCCGGGCCGCCGCGCGCTGCGCAACCATCCGATCGCGACCCTCGAGGCCGCGCTGATGGCCGACGGCGTCGCGCCTGACAAGCTCTACCCGCTCGACGTCGATCGCGCCTTCAAGAAGCTGGAGGAGATCAAGCCGAACATCACGGTGTGGTGGACCTCCGGCGCGCAGTCGGCGCAACTGCTCAATGACGGCGAGGTCGATATGGAGATGGCCTGGAACGGCCGCGTCAGCGCGGTGGCCAAGGAGGGCGCCAAGGTCGCCTTCACCTACAACCAGGGCATCCTGCAGAGCACCTCGCTCTGCATCCTCAAGGGCGCGCCGAATCTCGACACCGCGGTCAAGTTCCTGAATGAAGCCGTCGATCCTGTGCACCAGGCCAATCTGCCGCTCAACATCGATTACGGCCCGGGCAATCCCAAGGCGTTCGAGACCAGCGTGATCAAGCCGGAACGCGCGGCGCAATTGCCGAGCGAGCCCGTCAATGCGGCCAAGCAGGCGCTGATGTCCTACGCCTGGTGGTCCTCGCCCGCGGGCGAAGCCGCCGAGAAGCGTTGGGCATCCTTCATGCAGAAGTAA
- a CDS encoding ABC transporter permease, with product MLALVSPALLVILALIVLPVGWLAWQSIYHDGFTLENYLRVFTEDIYWRSFALTFEISFAVTVIALLLGYPVAYLANSVPKGCSILILSLVVLPFWTSVLVRAYAWLALLQRTGVINQFLRYLDVISEPLALVHNTLGTVVATVHILLPFMVLPLYATMQKIPSDLMQAGASLGASPSLTFFRVFLPLSLPGVLAGCTMVFVLCLGFYITPELLGGGRTVMVSMLVSRNVELYNQFGAASAVAVVLLLSVLAIFFMVSRFIPLDRVLGQK from the coding sequence ATGCTGGCACTGGTGTCGCCGGCGCTGCTGGTGATCCTGGCGCTGATCGTGCTGCCGGTCGGCTGGCTCGCCTGGCAGTCGATCTACCATGACGGCTTCACGCTGGAGAACTATCTCCGCGTCTTCACCGAGGACATCTACTGGCGCAGCTTTGCGCTGACCTTCGAGATCAGTTTCGCGGTTACCGTCATCGCACTACTGCTCGGCTATCCCGTTGCCTACCTCGCCAATTCCGTGCCGAAGGGATGCAGCATTCTCATCCTGTCGCTGGTCGTGTTGCCGTTCTGGACGTCCGTGCTGGTGCGTGCCTATGCCTGGCTGGCCCTGCTCCAACGCACCGGTGTTATCAATCAGTTCCTGCGCTATCTCGATGTGATCTCCGAGCCGCTGGCGCTGGTCCACAACACTCTCGGCACGGTGGTGGCGACCGTGCACATCCTGCTGCCCTTCATGGTGCTGCCGCTCTATGCCACCATGCAGAAGATTCCGAGCGATCTGATGCAGGCCGGCGCCAGCCTGGGCGCGAGCCCGTCGCTGACTTTCTTTCGCGTGTTCCTGCCGCTGTCGCTTCCGGGCGTGCTCGCCGGCTGCACCATGGTGTTCGTGCTTTGCCTGGGCTTCTACATCACGCCGGAGCTGCTCGGCGGCGGACGCACGGTGATGGTGTCGATGCTGGTGAGCCGCAATGTCGAGCTCTACAACCAGTTTGGCGCCGCCAGCGCGGTCGCGGTGGTGCTGCTCCTCAGCGTGCTCGCCATCTTCTTTATGGTCAGCCGCTTCATTCCGCTCGATCGTGTGCTGGGGCAGAAATGA
- a CDS encoding ABC transporter permease — MIRLSPARIALYMISALVLVYLILPVLIIAPISFSSARFLTFPPPSFSTRWYQQYFGNPAWMQATRVTLTVALSTVVIATPFGVAAAYAISQSKLRIMRFIHMALLLPLVVPIIITAVGIFFVYARVGLVATMPGLVLANVMLGLPYVVISVLAGLQSFDAAQEMVARSLGMNRLRSFFAVTLPQIKSSVVAGGIFAFISAMDETIVALFISGGQYQPLTKRMFTALRDEIDPTIAAISTLMTAASFMLVLLASARQRRNS; from the coding sequence ATGATACGCCTCTCGCCCGCTCGGATTGCCCTCTACATGATCAGCGCGCTGGTGCTGGTCTATCTGATCCTGCCTGTGCTGATCATCGCGCCGATCTCGTTTTCCAGCGCGCGCTTCCTGACGTTCCCGCCGCCGTCGTTCTCGACGCGCTGGTACCAGCAATATTTTGGCAACCCAGCTTGGATGCAGGCGACGCGGGTGACGCTGACGGTCGCGCTGTCGACCGTGGTGATCGCGACCCCGTTCGGCGTGGCTGCGGCCTATGCCATCAGCCAGTCGAAACTGCGGATCATGCGTTTCATTCATATGGCACTGCTGCTGCCGCTGGTGGTGCCGATCATCATCACCGCAGTCGGCATCTTCTTCGTCTATGCCAGGGTCGGCCTGGTCGCGACCATGCCGGGCCTCGTGCTGGCGAACGTGATGCTGGGGTTGCCCTATGTCGTGATCTCCGTGCTGGCGGGCTTGCAAAGCTTCGACGCCGCGCAGGAGATGGTCGCGCGCAGCCTCGGCATGAACCGCCTGCGCAGCTTTTTCGCGGTGACGCTGCCGCAGATCAAATCCAGTGTCGTAGCCGGCGGCATCTTCGCCTTCATTTCCGCGATGGACGAGACCATCGTCGCGCTGTTCATCTCCGGTGGCCAGTACCAACCGCTGACCAAGCGCATGTTCACCGCGCTCCGAGATGAGATCGATCCCACGATTGCCGCGATCTCGACGCTGATGACCGCGGCTTCCTTCATGCTGGTGCTGCTGGCGAGCGCCCGGCAGCGGAGGAACTCTTGA
- a CDS encoding glycosyltransferase family 2 protein — MNEAIRPGADGQAQEGPELSVIVPTFNERDNVTVLYRRLEATLVNVAWEVVFVDDNSPDGTSDVVRALAQQDSRVRCIRRIGRRGLSGACIEGILASSAPYAAVIDADLQHDETQLPKMLLLLASDQADLVVGSRYIEGYKSEGFNKQRAGASALATEVAKKMLRVEIADPMSGFFMVRRDRFEQLAPKLSVHGFKILLDLVATAHGNLRAVEIPYTFGARQHGESKLDSMVALDFLGLVLAKLTNDIVSLRFILFAMVGGIGLVVHLTTLFIALQLIKVPFAEAQAAGAIVAMTTNFIMNNFLTYRDQRLKGFAILRGLIMFYIVCSVGLLANVGVAFSVYDQEPIWWLAGLAGAMMGVVWNYAMSGLFVWRKK; from the coding sequence ATGAATGAAGCGATCAGACCGGGCGCCGACGGCCAGGCCCAAGAGGGGCCGGAACTGTCGGTCATCGTCCCGACTTTCAACGAGCGCGATAACGTCACGGTGCTGTACCGGCGGCTGGAGGCGACGCTCGTCAACGTCGCCTGGGAGGTCGTGTTCGTCGACGACAATTCGCCCGACGGCACCTCGGACGTAGTGCGGGCGCTGGCGCAGCAGGACAGCCGCGTGCGCTGCATCCGCCGCATCGGCCGCCGCGGCCTGTCGGGCGCCTGCATCGAGGGCATCCTGGCGTCGAGCGCGCCCTATGCGGCCGTGATCGACGCCGATCTCCAGCATGACGAGACGCAGCTGCCGAAGATGCTGCTGCTGCTCGCAAGCGATCAGGCCGACCTCGTCGTCGGCAGCCGCTACATCGAAGGCTACAAGAGCGAAGGGTTCAACAAGCAGCGCGCCGGCGCCAGCGCACTGGCGACCGAGGTCGCCAAGAAGATGCTCCGGGTCGAGATCGCCGATCCGATGAGCGGCTTCTTCATGGTTCGCCGCGATCGTTTCGAGCAATTGGCGCCGAAACTGTCGGTGCACGGCTTCAAGATCCTGCTCGATCTCGTTGCGACTGCGCACGGCAATTTGCGTGCGGTCGAAATTCCCTACACCTTCGGTGCCCGTCAGCACGGCGAGAGCAAGCTCGATTCCATGGTTGCGCTCGACTTCCTCGGCCTGGTGCTGGCGAAGCTGACCAACGACATCGTCTCGCTGCGCTTCATCCTGTTCGCGATGGTGGGCGGTATCGGGCTCGTGGTGCATCTCACCACGCTGTTCATCGCGCTTCAGCTGATCAAGGTGCCGTTCGCGGAGGCGCAGGCCGCCGGCGCCATCGTCGCCATGACGACAAATTTCATCATGAACAATTTCCTCACCTATCGCGACCAGCGGCTGAAGGGTTTTGCGATCCTGCGCGGCCTGATCATGTTCTACATCGTGTGCAGCGTCGGCCTGCTCGCCAATGTCGGCGTCGCCTTCTCGGTGTACGACCAGGAGCCGATCTGGTGGCTGGCTGGCCTTGCCGGCGCGATGATGGGCGTGGTGTGGAACTACGCGATGTCCGGACTGTTCGTCTGGCGCAAGAAATAG
- a CDS encoding glycosyltransferase family 39 protein, whose amino-acid sequence MGGADARIVRNTALVILALVALRLVAAAFTPITFDEAYYWMWSKSLAGGYYDHPPMVAYVIRAGTMIAGDTELGVRLVSILLALPMSYAIYRSAAILFGGARVAATSAILLNVTMMASVGTLIVTPDAPLLVASSFVLFFLAKVLETGRGIWWLAVGAAVGAALLSKYTAMFFGAAILIWLVSVPKLRRWFLSPWPYLGGLVALALFSPVILWNADHHWVSFVKQLGRARIEDFRPVFIAELIPTQIAFATPLVFILGAMGLHALTWRRAGALASRLLIETMFWTIVAYFVWHSLHARVEANWFAPVYPPFVVAAAAAANLAQWKPRAQRLVGFCLRWAAPAGIVMFAALILQANTGLLSGYRRDATVRSVGVGWRELASGIEAERVRSGATCVLTPDYGTTGWLAFYLPRGTCVVQQNQRIRWVNMPEPDPKLLAGKLLYVDEIRPDGHPFLNELFAKVTRLGELQRKRGPLVVETYGIDLLEGARGDVLDRSPPPELQP is encoded by the coding sequence ATGGGCGGGGCTGACGCGCGGATCGTCCGCAATACGGCGCTGGTGATCCTTGCGCTGGTCGCATTGCGGCTGGTCGCGGCCGCCTTCACGCCGATTACCTTCGACGAAGCCTATTACTGGATGTGGTCGAAGAGCCTTGCGGGCGGCTATTACGACCACCCGCCGATGGTGGCTTATGTCATCCGCGCCGGCACCATGATCGCCGGCGATACCGAGCTCGGTGTCCGCCTGGTCTCGATCCTGCTGGCGCTGCCGATGAGCTATGCGATCTATCGCTCGGCCGCGATTCTGTTTGGCGGTGCTCGCGTGGCGGCGACCAGTGCCATCCTGCTCAACGTGACCATGATGGCCTCGGTCGGCACGCTGATCGTCACGCCGGACGCGCCGCTGCTGGTCGCCTCCAGCTTCGTGCTGTTCTTCCTTGCAAAGGTGCTGGAGACCGGTCGAGGCATCTGGTGGCTCGCAGTCGGCGCGGCGGTTGGCGCGGCGCTGCTGTCGAAATACACAGCGATGTTCTTTGGCGCCGCGATCCTGATCTGGCTCGTGTCCGTGCCGAAGCTCAGGCGCTGGTTCCTGTCGCCTTGGCCTTATCTCGGCGGCCTCGTTGCCCTTGCGCTGTTCTCACCGGTCATCCTGTGGAATGCGGACCACCACTGGGTCTCGTTCGTCAAGCAACTCGGGCGCGCCAGGATCGAGGATTTCCGACCGGTCTTCATAGCGGAGCTGATCCCGACCCAGATTGCGTTCGCAACGCCGCTGGTCTTCATCCTTGGTGCGATGGGGCTGCATGCGCTGACCTGGCGACGCGCTGGCGCGCTGGCTTCGCGCCTGCTGATCGAGACGATGTTCTGGACCATCGTCGCCTATTTCGTCTGGCATTCGCTGCATGCCCGCGTCGAGGCCAACTGGTTCGCGCCGGTTTATCCGCCCTTCGTGGTCGCCGCCGCAGCCGCAGCCAACCTCGCGCAATGGAAGCCGCGGGCTCAGCGCCTGGTGGGCTTTTGCCTGCGCTGGGCCGCGCCTGCCGGCATCGTTATGTTTGCCGCGTTGATCCTGCAGGCCAATACCGGTTTGCTCTCGGGCTATCGCCGCGATGCGACCGTGCGCAGCGTCGGCGTCGGCTGGCGCGAGCTTGCCAGCGGGATCGAGGCGGAGCGCGTGCGCAGCGGTGCGACCTGCGTGCTCACGCCGGATTACGGCACCACCGGCTGGCTCGCCTTCTACCTGCCGCGCGGCACCTGCGTGGTGCAGCAGAACCAGCGCATCCGCTGGGTCAACATGCCCGAGCCCGATCCGAAGCTGCTTGCGGGCAAGCTGCTCTATGTCGACGAGATCAGGCCCGACGGCCATCCGTTCCTGAACGAGCTGTTCGCGAAAGTGACGCGCCTCGGCGAGTTGCAGCGCAAGCGCGGGCCGCTCGTGGTCGAGACCTACGGCATCGATCTGCTGGAAGGCGCCAGGGGCGACGTACTGGACCGCTCGCCGCCGCCCGAACTTCAGCCTTGA